The Priestia megaterium NBRC 15308 = ATCC 14581 region TTTCTTTTCTACCTCTAATTGATCACTTACTTTTTTAATTGTATATGTCTCCATCATTTTTCATTTCCTCCCTTATCTATTTTCATCCAACTATGTAATGGATTATTTGTTGTATGTTGTATTCACCATATCTTCACTTGTTTTCCTGCTAGGTGACAAAGGTTGTCAAAACTAGACGACATTAGCCTTCTATGTAAAGAAAACGCATATTTTGTAAAAAAATGTACATAAATGCGTAAATGGCAAAAATGGAAAATACAAAAGAAAAGAAGAGTATAGAAAACAGTTGACGGGAAAAAATGAATCCTATAAGATAAGTTTAAATGTTTAAGTTCTTGAACATTTAAACATAAGGAGTGAACACTATGTCACAGCATTATGCGCTCATCACCGGTGCGTCGGGAGGAATAGGTAAAGAGTTAGCTTATCAATTCGCAAAGGATGGGCATCCTGTAATTTTAGTTGCCAGAAGCGCTGATAAACTAGCGGCTATTGGAGAGAATTTAAAATCTACTTATAATATTGAAGTCATAACGGTTGTTAAGGATTTATCAAGAGAAGAAGAGATACAGTCATTATATGAAGAACTTAAAAATAAAAAAATGCACGTTGATTATTTAGTGAACAATGCTGGTTTTGGACTATACGGCAAATTTATTGAAACAGCTTTAGATGAAGAGTTAAACATGATTGATTTAAATATTCGAGCATTAACTCATTTAACAAAATTATTTTTACCGGATATGATCAAAAGAAATCGTGGGAAAATTTTAAATATTGCATCTGTTGCTGCATTTATGCCAGGTCCACTTATGACGGTATATTACGCAACGAAAGCGTACGTATTATCTTTCACAGAGGCCCTTGAAAATGAATTAAGAGGTACCAATGTAACGGTAAGTGCTCTATGCCCGGGTCCAACTAAAACGGGTTTTAGCGACCGAGCCCAGCTAAGCAACTCCAAACTTTTTCAAAGCGGTGCAATGGATGTAGAAACAGTAACGAAAGTTGGCTATAAAAAATTTATGAAAGGGCAGACGGTTATCGTACCAGGAGTACAGTTTCGTCTTGCTACGTTCATCCCGCGCTTCGTGCCAAGAAAGTGGCTTACATCCGTTGTCCGCAGAACACAAGAAATTAAATAAAGGAGAATCTATATGAGTGAAAAAGCAGTCGAGTTATTTCGTGCCAGCATTCCCATTTTTCAGGCTCTAAGTGATTCAGCAAGACAAGATATTATTTTGCTGCTCGCCGAAAAAGAGCCTTTAACCGTTAATGAAATTGCAAACGAGTCTACTCTATCACGACCGGCGATTTCTCATCATTTAAAAATTCTACGCGATCAAAAGCTTGTGCAAATTGAGCAAAAAGGAACGCAGAGATATTATTCATTAGCTTTGAATGAGGCAGTTGAGCTATTAAAAAACTTGCTTGCTACAGTTGAAGCCGAATGTTTATAGGGAGATGAAAGGAATGAACCACGAGCGATTCTATATCACAGATGAAACAGTCATTGAACATATTGTTTCTACACAAAAGCAGTATTTCTATGCGCAAAAGACAAAGAGTATCAGCAGCCGCATTCAAGCGCTGAATAAGCTAAGA contains the following coding sequences:
- a CDS encoding SDR family NAD(P)-dependent oxidoreductase, coding for MSQHYALITGASGGIGKELAYQFAKDGHPVILVARSADKLAAIGENLKSTYNIEVITVVKDLSREEEIQSLYEELKNKKMHVDYLVNNAGFGLYGKFIETALDEELNMIDLNIRALTHLTKLFLPDMIKRNRGKILNIASVAAFMPGPLMTVYYATKAYVLSFTEALENELRGTNVTVSALCPGPTKTGFSDRAQLSNSKLFQSGAMDVETVTKVGYKKFMKGQTVIVPGVQFRLATFIPRFVPRKWLTSVVRRTQEIK
- a CDS encoding ArsR/SmtB family transcription factor — encoded protein: MSEKAVELFRASIPIFQALSDSARQDIILLLAEKEPLTVNEIANESTLSRPAISHHLKILRDQKLVQIEQKGTQRYYSLALNEAVELLKNLLATVEAECL